The genome window ACCTTAACCGAAATTAAAAATAATAACGCTAAAAAGGTCATTCTGAGGCCGAAGGCCGAAGAATCTCAGAAAACACGGTTTTATGGGAGATCCTTCGGTCGCTTACGCTCCCTCAGGATGACACCTATCTTAAAAAGAACAAGATTAAGGACTTGGGGAGTGTGCAGTTTTAAACTTTAAACTGTGCACTTTTAAAATTTAGCTAACAGGGTTACGCTTCAAGAGCATCCCCCTATTCAACCTTTTGAATACGTCCGTTAGAATTATAGGGAAAAATTATTATACACATTTCTGCATTACATGTGGGTAGATTCGGCTCCATATTCTAACTGCGAAACAATGCCTTCTTTCCATCCACCCAAATTAACATTAGACGGTAAAATAACCGCATTTGATGCTTTACCGATTATAACAACTAATGAAATCCTTTTGCCGCTTGCTAAGCTATCCAGAATAAAATCTATTTCGGGAGTAAAATTTTTCGCCGTTTCTTTCAATTTTTACCGGAATTATCCTGTTAGGCGGAATTTCTTTCATGACGCTATTGAAATCCGAAAAACTCATAACCGCTGTACCGTTTACTTCTTTGACTGTATCACCTATTTTAAGGCCGGCTTTTTTGGCTAAGCTGTTATGCTCTCTGCCGGAAACGTCATGAAACTTTTCTATCGCCATAGTTTTCCCGCCAATAAAAAAACCGAGCTTATCATCTGGAAACCTTCAACCGTGCCCGGCTGGCTAACGTTATGCAGGGACACTTTTAACCGGGTTTTTTGCTTCAGCCGGTTATAATCAGTATCCCGACAACGATCAGTAATAATCCGCTGATCATAGAAACTACTTTGAAGTATTTTCCTATCCTGGCGAATAAATTAAGGAATGTACTCATGGCCAGGGCGGCCAGAATAAAAGGAATTCCCAATCCTAAAGAGTAAGAGCTTAAAAGCATTACCCCTTGAATAAGGGTTTGTTGAGTCCCGGCCAAAGCTAATATTGCCGCTAACGCCGGGCCTACACACGGGGTCCAGCCAATAGCAAAGGCTAACCCTACCATAAATGACCCCAGCATGTTAACCGGTTTGTTTCGCAGGTGTAATTTTTTTTCATACCCAAGCCATTTAATATTAAAAACCCCGGCAACGTGTAATCCTAAAAGGATTATCACGCTGCCGCCAATAATCCTGATTATTTTTTCGTAAGCAAAAATAGCCCTGCCTAAATAAACTGCAGTTGCCCCCAGGATCACAAACACAAACGAAAACCCAAAAACAAAAAAAAGCGTCGGCCAGAAAATCTTCTTTAAACTTCGGATAACTTTATCATCAACTTTGGAGCGTTGAATTTCATCTAAAGACAAGCCGGTGATAAAACAAATATAGGCGGGAATTAACGGGAGAACACAAGGTGTAAAAAAAGACAACATACCCGCGCCAAAGGCAATAAAAAAAGATACTTCTTTCATGGTCTTTTACTCCACTTCCCGGCTCAGAAGTTCTTTAATTTCTTCTTCAAATGTCTCCTTGGAAGCATAACCGATATGTCTTTTTGCGATGTTGCCCCGGCGGTCGATGATAAAAGTGGTAGGAATATACCGGATACCGCCATATTGCCGGCAAACTTCCCTGTCGGCAAATACCAAAATATAGTCTATTCCCTTTTGTTCAGCAAAAGGCTTAACCCTCCCCCGGCCATCCAGACAGACCCCCACAATTTCCAGCCCCTCATCTTTATATTTGCTATAAAGCTCTATAAAACCGGGGATTTCTTTCCGGCAGGGAGGACATCCGACAGCCCAAAAGTCAAGAATAACTACTTTATTTTTTAAGGACGACAGGGTAAAATTTTCCCCTCTTAACCCGGGTAAAGTAAAATCAGGAGCGTCACCCCACTGCCCTTTAGAATATCCGGTAGTCAAAAAACTAAAAATCAAAATAACTGACAGAAATCCTCTTATCATTATGCGTTTTTTTCCCTGCGCCTTCCTGTCAGAAGCATAATGCCGCGCAGCTCCTCGATGTTTTTGGCGCGCAGTCAATCCTTGTCAAAATCTATACTCTGAGCAACTTGCGTAATTGCTGAGAGAGCGCGCAGGTGAAAATTCCTTTCGTCGCGCGAACCAACTAATGTAAAGACGGCGTAAACAGGCGGCAGGGACCGCGTAAAAACAATACCAGACTCGCACCAGTTGACGAATTAAACCCTTGTCCTGTTTATCAGACATATTCCCCTCACCTAAAAATCCAAAAACCCTGCTGTAGATAAAAAAATTACCTAACCCACTGACGCATAGTTAACTTTTTTTGTCAATGGGTTAGGTAAGATCTGTTTCAACCCTTTATTAAAATAGGTATTTTAAACCACCGCCAACCATCCAGGAATCGTTCCTAATATCATTTGAGTCGCTGCCAATCCCTGTAACAGCTATGGTCGTATCAATATCTGTATCTAAATAAGCCCCTTCAACATTTATAGCTATGCTGTCTGTTATATAGAAATCAAAACCAGCGCCATACTTCATAGCAAAGGCATTCTTGGTTGATACTGAGATATTATTAGTAGTAGCCCAGTCACTTTCTTTAAAATCGGTAAATACTACTCCTACACCAAAGATTCCATAAGGAACAAGAACATATTCTTCCAGGTCAAAGGGATATTGCAGGATGATATCGCCAAAAAGCGGTATGTTTCTGGCTGTTCCCATATCGTAGGTTCCCGCGTCTGTAAACTCAAGATCATACTCCATATAACCGCTTTCTACCCCAATAGCAAGATAATCACCAAGGTCATAGGTTAATATCCCGATTACAAAAAAACCGTTTTTACCCTTAATATCAACATCTCCTGGTCCTCCGATATTAAAAGTATAAGTTTTATCCATCTGGGGAAGAACCGCACCGCCCCTTACCCCTAAATTCACCCTGTCTTCCAGCTGAAAATTGTCATAAAAAAATACGCCTTCTTCTCCCTGTGCAAACACCGGATTAAACGCTGTGAAAAAAATTGCTAAACCT of Candidatus Omnitrophota bacterium contains these proteins:
- a CDS encoding OmpW family outer membrane protein, with product MKYVGICFLGLAIFFTAFNPVFAQGEEGVFFYDNFQLEDRVNLGVRGGAVLPQMDKTYTFNIGGPGDVDIKGKNGFFVIGILTYDLGDYLAIGVESGYMEYDLEFTDAGTYDMGTARNIPLFGDIILQYPFDLEEYVLVPYGIFGVGVVFTDFKESDWATTNNISVSTKNAFAMKYGAGFDFYITDSIAINVEGAYLDTDIDTTIAVTGIGSDSNDIRNDSWMVGGGLKYLF
- a CDS encoding PDZ domain-containing protein; amino-acid sequence: MAIEKFHDVSGREHNSLAKKAGLKIGDTVKEVNGTAVMSFSDFNSVMKEIPPNRIIPVKIERNGEKFYSRNRFYSG
- a CDS encoding cytochrome c biogenesis protein CcdA: MKEVSFFIAFGAGMLSFFTPCVLPLIPAYICFITGLSLDEIQRSKVDDKVIRSLKKIFWPTLFFVFGFSFVFVILGATAVYLGRAIFAYEKIIRIIGGSVIILLGLHVAGVFNIKWLGYEKKLHLRNKPVNMLGSFMVGLAFAIGWTPCVGPALAAILALAGTQQTLIQGVMLLSSYSLGLGIPFILAALAMSTFLNLFARIGKYFKVVSMISGLLLIVVGILIITG
- a CDS encoding TlpA disulfide reductase family protein, translated to MIRGFLSVILIFSFLTTGYSKGQWGDAPDFTLPGLRGENFTLSSLKNKVVILDFWAVGCPPCRKEIPGFIELYSKYKDEGLEIVGVCLDGRGRVKPFAEQKGIDYILVFADREVCRQYGGIRYIPTTFIIDRRGNIAKRHIGYASKETFEEEIKELLSREVE